Proteins encoded within one genomic window of Bombina bombina isolate aBomBom1 chromosome 1, aBomBom1.pri, whole genome shotgun sequence:
- the LOC128645248 gene encoding E3 ubiquitin-protein ligase TRIM11, with protein sequence MESPTSTESDLLKQNEPSSVSRAHTDTSNSGSKGEIEKPEMLWQECYLISAVQRQGQGMLKKALQLLEDNEKKITAIQIDAALNRENISKAFQDLQDLIENEKNLRLNHSKNKEVEALQTLEARNMSLKSLKSSITDLLETLEWTKRKRASSRTKNQMKELSAQLEEIPDLKVELGGCVSSLQLKQWRGMRHFVKPVSESLHFDPMTAHPNLILSADLKRVRFHSYPQMVMANKNRFEPALYVLGLPVLHSGRHYWEVDVGHKSNWILGVVKESVNRKKEQDLSPMNGYWVLRKQMDFVYYGIGPKPQRLILRTSPMRIGITLDFFRGHLAFYDVDNSTMIFEFAECPVEENLYAFFCPGVPTREEDWCPLTLCT encoded by the coding sequence AGCTCAGTGTCTCGTGCACATACTGATACAAGCAATTCTGGAAGCAAAGGGGAAATTGAGAAGCCAGAAATGTTATGGCAAGAATGTTATCTAATAAGTGCAGTCCAAAGGCAAGGCCAAGGCATGCTTAAGAAGGCCCTGCAATTGTTAGAAGACAATGAGAAGAAGATAACGGCAATACAAATTGATGCAGCACTGAACAGGGAGAATATTAGTAAAGCCTTTCAGGATCTACAAGatttgatagaaaatgaaaaaaatctaaggCTTAACCATAGCAAGAACAAAGAAGTGGAAGCTTTACAGACATTAGAAGCCAGAAACATgagtttaaaaagtttaaaatcatCAATTACAGATCTGCTTGAGACATTGGAATGGACAAAACGTAAAAGAGCCTCATCCAGAACTAAAAATCAAATGAAAGAGTTGAGTGCTCAGTTGGAAGAAATACCAGATTTAAAGGTTGAATTAGGAGGATGTGTGTCTTCGCTGCAGCTCAAGCAATGGAGAGGAATGAGACATTTTGTTAAACCAGTGTCAGAGTCTTTGCACTTTGACCCAATGACTGCACATCCTAACTTGATCCTGTCTGCAGATTTAAAGAGGGTTCGATTCCATTCTTATCCACAGATGGTTATGGCAAATAAAAACCGATTTGAACCAGCGTTGTATGTGTTGGGCCTACCTGTACTGCACTCTGGTCGCCACTACTGGGAAGTAGATGTGGGTCACAAGAGCAATTGGATTCTTGGTGTTGTTAAAGAGTCAGTGAATCGTAAAAAAGAACAGGATCTGAGCCCAATGAATGGTTACTGGGTTTTACGAAAGCAGATGGATTTTGTTTATTATGGCATTGGACCAAAACCTCAAAGACTGATATTGAGAACCTCACCCATGAGAATTGGGATCACTTTGGATTTCTTCAGAGGTCATCTGGCTTTCTATGATGTAGACAACTCAACCATGATTTTTGAGTTTGCCGAATGCCCTGTGGAGGAGAACCTATATGCTTTTTTTTGTCCAGGAGTCCCCACAAGGGAGGAAGATTGGTGCCCATTAACTCTGTGTACTTAA